A single window of Granulicella mallensis MP5ACTX8 DNA harbors:
- a CDS encoding response regulator transcription factor: MEKDLTTRRVLVVEDDRKMADALVSGIKAAGYDVSVARTGEEGFFLVHKLFPHLLVLDLHLPQRNGLEILQQIRAQALDIRILILTSNNTPEDRVTGLNAGADDYLGKPFSFPELLARIGSLLRRMPLPASAGLLRIADLALDTESRTASRSEVRLDLTTREFDLLLYLAENRGRAVSREMLAKDVWKENSRFTPLDNVIDVQMTRLRRKVDDPFTTKLLHTIRGVGFILREPKP; the protein is encoded by the coding sequence GTGGAGAAAGACCTGACAACGCGGCGCGTCCTGGTAGTTGAAGACGACAGGAAGATGGCGGATGCGCTCGTCAGCGGCATCAAGGCAGCCGGATATGACGTCAGCGTGGCACGCACGGGAGAAGAGGGATTTTTTCTGGTGCATAAGCTCTTCCCCCATCTCCTGGTGCTGGACCTGCATCTTCCTCAGCGCAACGGTCTCGAGATCCTGCAGCAGATTCGCGCGCAGGCACTGGATATTCGCATCCTGATCCTTACGTCCAACAACACTCCCGAGGACCGGGTAACAGGCCTGAATGCGGGCGCGGACGATTATCTCGGCAAACCTTTTTCATTCCCTGAACTACTCGCCCGCATCGGTTCCCTTCTGCGTCGTATGCCGCTTCCCGCATCGGCTGGACTGTTGCGCATCGCCGATCTTGCCCTGGACACCGAGAGCCGCACGGCCAGCAGATCGGAGGTCCGCCTCGACCTCACTACTCGCGAGTTCGACCTGTTGCTTTATCTGGCGGAAAATCGCGGACGCGCCGTGTCGCGAGAGATGTTGGCGAAGGATGTGTGGAAGGAAAATTCAAGATTTACACCACTCGACAACGTCATCGACGTGCAAATGACCCGGCTGCGCCGCAAGGTGGATGACCCGTTCACGACCAAGCTCCTGCATACCATTCGCGGCGTGGGTTTCATTCTGCGGGAGCCCAAGCCATGA